The Archocentrus centrarchus isolate MPI-CPG fArcCen1 chromosome 7, fArcCen1, whole genome shotgun sequence genome window below encodes:
- the kiaa2013 gene encoding uncharacterized protein KIAA2013 homolog isoform X2, translated as MWLQQRLKGLPGLLSSSWARRLLIGLLLFLIFYWYLGAERRWRLFSASAMPGGAAGQCLLTEIYRWKSLVDRGEGIYSTPQEQLDTPFVTGNGHILVDIDSNKLWVASSSQPGSAPVHQTEYSPRVTVRLEGTRAEVQATMLRFRKGAVLSVRCASPADLQSARECVTIREEFIAHRSRPNVFLQRIHINNPSDRALNFDISPGNPSFGSKFSASVETLEDREVVLSSGRVPVEKNRMVLVVVVTNKLTNRIHVVAKSEHKDSILSVVWTSEAIESSKLEETFRILRDGAKKELGELLRTNEDDLVEGHHQAWIDLFISGVEMRKIIDSHTPSSRTVNTTLYYVLSSSTAPLLDQRLNSEEHARLESSLNYADHCFSGHATMHAENLWPERVSSTAQILQLVTLWTLTLHKRGCKVLVAAGAHGVMQGMVLSFGGLQFTENHLQFQADPDVLHNSYALRGIHYNQDLINLAVLLDVEGKPFLHVSVKPQEKPVKLYACEAGCLNEPVELTSEIKGHTFPVMVTQPITPLLYISTDLRHLQDLRHTLHLKAILAHEEHMASLITLFHLFLFKLIYNEYCGPGAKPLFRSKV; from the exons ATGTGGCTACAGCAAAGACTGAAGGGGCTACCGGGCTTGTTATCGAGCAGCTGGGCGAGAAGACTCCTGATAGGACTGCTACTGTTCCTTATCTTCTATTGGTACCTGGGAGCAGAGCGCAGATGGAGGCTGTTCAGCGCCTCGGCCATGCCCGGCGGGGCGGCCGGACAGTGTCTCCTGACTGAGATCTACAGGTGGAAGTCTCTGGTAGACCGAGGAGAGGGCATATACAGCACACCTCAGGAACAACTAGACACGCCTTTTGTAACTGGTAACGGCCATATTCTGGTTGATATAGATTCTAACAAACTTTGGGTAGCCTCATCCTCACAGCCCGGCTCGGCTCCGGTACACCAGACTGAATACTCTCCGAGGGTCACCGTCCGTCTCGAAGGGACGCGCGCCGAGGTTCAGGCTACCATGCTGCGGTTCCGGAAGGGAGCCGTGCTGTCAGTCCGCTGCGCCTCACCAGCCGACCTGCAGTCAGCCCGAGAGTGTGTCACCATCAGAGAGGAGTTTATCGCTCACAGAAGCAGGCCGAATGTCTTTCTGCAGCGAATCCACATCAACAATCCGTCTGACAGGGCCCTGAACTTTGACATATCGCCTGGAAATCCCTCTTTCGGTAGCAAGTTCTCCGCTAGTGTGGAGACACTGGAGGACAGAGAGGTAGTCCTTTCCTCTGGCAGGGTGCCAGTGGAGAAAAACAGGATGGTTCTGGTAGTGGTGGTTACCAACAAACTGACCAACAGGATCCATGTCGTGGCTAagtcagaacacaaagacaGCATTCTGTCAGTGGTGTGGACCTCGGAGGCCATCGAGTCCTCAAAGCTGGAGGAGACCTTCAGGATCCTCAGAGACGGAGCCAAAAAGGAGCTGGGAGAGCTGCTGAGGACCAATGAGGATGACCTGGTTGAAGGCCACCATCAAGCCTGGATAGACCTCTTCATTTCAG gTGTTGAAATGAGGAAGATCATTGACTCCCACACCCCATCGAGCCGCACGGTGAACACCACCCTCTACTACGTCTTGTCCTCTTCCACAGCTCCCCTGCTGGACCAAAGGCTAAACAGCGAGGAGCACGCCCGTCTCGAATCCAGTCTTAACTACGCGGATCACTGCTTCAGCGGCCACGCCACCATGCACGCAGAAAACCTGTGGCCCGAGAGGGTGAGCAGCACTGCTCAGATCTTGCAGCTGGTCACACTGTGGACTCTGACTCTGCACAAAAGAGGCTGCAAGGTGTTGGTAGCTGCCGGGGCCCATGGAGTCATGCAGGGCATGGTGCTCAGCTTCGGTGGCCTTCAGTTCACAGAGAACCATCTTCAGTTCCAGGCTGACCCGGATGTGCTGCACAACAGCTACGCCTTGAGAGGCATTCACTACAACCAGGACCTCATCAACCTGGCGGTGCTGTTGGATGTGGAGGGAAAGCCTTTTCTTCACGTGTCGGTGAAGCCCCAGGAGAAGCCCGTGAAGCTGTACGCCTGCGAGGCCGGCTGTCTCAACGAGCCCGTGGAGCTCACGTCCGAGATCAAAGGCCACACCTTCCCTGTCATGGTAACGCAGCCCATTACGCCTCTGCTCTACATCTCCACAGACCTGCGCCATCTGCAGGACCTCCGCCACACTCTGCACCTAAAGGCCATCCTGGCTCACGAGGAGCACA TGGCCTCGCTCATAACGCTCTTCCACCTTTTCCTATTCAAGCTCATATACAACGAGTACTGTGGCCCCGGAGCCAAGCCCCTCTTCAGGAGCAAGGTATAA
- the kiaa2013 gene encoding uncharacterized protein KIAA2013 homolog isoform X1 has protein sequence MWLQQRLKGLPGLLSSSWARRLLIGLLLFLIFYWYLGAERRWRLFSASAMPGGAAGQCLLTEIYRWKSLVDRGEGIYSTPQEQLDTPFVTGNGHILVDIDSNKLWVASSSQPGSAPVHQTEYSPRVTVRLEGTRAEVQATMLRFRKGAVLSVRCASPADLQSARECVTIREEFIAHRSRPNVFLQRIHINNPSDRALNFDISPGNPSFGSKFSASVETLEDREVVLSSGRVPVEKNRMVLVVVVTNKLTNRIHVVAKSEHKDSILSVVWTSEAIESSKLEETFRILRDGAKKELGELLRTNEDDLVEGHHQAWIDLFISGVEMRKIIDSHTPSSRTVNTTLYYVLSSSTAPLLDQRLNSEEHARLESSLNYADHCFSGHATMHAENLWPERVSSTAQILQLVTLWTLTLHKRGCKVLVAAGAHGVMQGMVLSFGGLQFTENHLQFQADPDVLHNSYALRGIHYNQDLINLAVLLDVEGKPFLHVSVKPQEKPVKLYACEAGCLNEPVELTSEIKGHTFPVMVTQPITPLLYISTDLRHLQDLRHTLHLKAILAHEEHMANRYPGLPFLFWFSVASLITLFHLFLFKLIYNEYCGPGAKPLFRSKVAGKHEDSCHDSLDAA, from the exons ATGTGGCTACAGCAAAGACTGAAGGGGCTACCGGGCTTGTTATCGAGCAGCTGGGCGAGAAGACTCCTGATAGGACTGCTACTGTTCCTTATCTTCTATTGGTACCTGGGAGCAGAGCGCAGATGGAGGCTGTTCAGCGCCTCGGCCATGCCCGGCGGGGCGGCCGGACAGTGTCTCCTGACTGAGATCTACAGGTGGAAGTCTCTGGTAGACCGAGGAGAGGGCATATACAGCACACCTCAGGAACAACTAGACACGCCTTTTGTAACTGGTAACGGCCATATTCTGGTTGATATAGATTCTAACAAACTTTGGGTAGCCTCATCCTCACAGCCCGGCTCGGCTCCGGTACACCAGACTGAATACTCTCCGAGGGTCACCGTCCGTCTCGAAGGGACGCGCGCCGAGGTTCAGGCTACCATGCTGCGGTTCCGGAAGGGAGCCGTGCTGTCAGTCCGCTGCGCCTCACCAGCCGACCTGCAGTCAGCCCGAGAGTGTGTCACCATCAGAGAGGAGTTTATCGCTCACAGAAGCAGGCCGAATGTCTTTCTGCAGCGAATCCACATCAACAATCCGTCTGACAGGGCCCTGAACTTTGACATATCGCCTGGAAATCCCTCTTTCGGTAGCAAGTTCTCCGCTAGTGTGGAGACACTGGAGGACAGAGAGGTAGTCCTTTCCTCTGGCAGGGTGCCAGTGGAGAAAAACAGGATGGTTCTGGTAGTGGTGGTTACCAACAAACTGACCAACAGGATCCATGTCGTGGCTAagtcagaacacaaagacaGCATTCTGTCAGTGGTGTGGACCTCGGAGGCCATCGAGTCCTCAAAGCTGGAGGAGACCTTCAGGATCCTCAGAGACGGAGCCAAAAAGGAGCTGGGAGAGCTGCTGAGGACCAATGAGGATGACCTGGTTGAAGGCCACCATCAAGCCTGGATAGACCTCTTCATTTCAG gTGTTGAAATGAGGAAGATCATTGACTCCCACACCCCATCGAGCCGCACGGTGAACACCACCCTCTACTACGTCTTGTCCTCTTCCACAGCTCCCCTGCTGGACCAAAGGCTAAACAGCGAGGAGCACGCCCGTCTCGAATCCAGTCTTAACTACGCGGATCACTGCTTCAGCGGCCACGCCACCATGCACGCAGAAAACCTGTGGCCCGAGAGGGTGAGCAGCACTGCTCAGATCTTGCAGCTGGTCACACTGTGGACTCTGACTCTGCACAAAAGAGGCTGCAAGGTGTTGGTAGCTGCCGGGGCCCATGGAGTCATGCAGGGCATGGTGCTCAGCTTCGGTGGCCTTCAGTTCACAGAGAACCATCTTCAGTTCCAGGCTGACCCGGATGTGCTGCACAACAGCTACGCCTTGAGAGGCATTCACTACAACCAGGACCTCATCAACCTGGCGGTGCTGTTGGATGTGGAGGGAAAGCCTTTTCTTCACGTGTCGGTGAAGCCCCAGGAGAAGCCCGTGAAGCTGTACGCCTGCGAGGCCGGCTGTCTCAACGAGCCCGTGGAGCTCACGTCCGAGATCAAAGGCCACACCTTCCCTGTCATGGTAACGCAGCCCATTACGCCTCTGCTCTACATCTCCACAGACCTGCGCCATCTGCAGGACCTCCGCCACACTCTGCACCTAAAGGCCATCCTGGCTCACGAGGAGCACATGGCCAACAGGTACCCAGGCCTGCCCTTCCTCTTCTGGTTCAGCGTGGCCTCGCTCATAACGCTCTTCCACCTTTTCCTATTCAAGCTCATATACAACGAGTACTGTGGCCCCGGAGCCAAGCCCCTCTTCAGGAGCAAG GTGGCCGGCAAACACGAGGATAGCTGCCATGACTCCTTGGACGCTGCTtga